A single region of the bacterium genome encodes:
- the tnpB gene encoding IS66 family insertion sequence element accessory protein TnpB: MLIGSSRQLRVYAFAAAVDMRKGFDGLAALVREQLGHDPGDGALYLFVSRNRIRAKVLMWDGTGLCLYAKRLEEGRFAPLWGRQVDGEVTLSMSELALYLEGCQEVGRRPISPPEIDPNRQILSDLSDTIERCSTSKPSTIRGNCATSAAPTRPPTEFWSTASRL, encoded by the coding sequence ATGCTGATCGGTTCGAGTCGGCAGCTGCGTGTCTACGCTTTCGCGGCTGCGGTGGATATGCGCAAAGGATTTGACGGCTTGGCGGCGTTGGTGCGCGAGCAACTGGGCCACGATCCCGGCGATGGGGCTCTGTATCTTTTCGTGAGTCGCAACCGGATTCGAGCCAAGGTCTTGATGTGGGACGGAACCGGCTTGTGTCTCTATGCCAAGCGCCTTGAGGAGGGCCGATTCGCGCCTCTTTGGGGGCGCCAGGTCGACGGCGAGGTGACGCTGTCGATGTCGGAATTGGCGCTGTACCTCGAGGGTTGCCAAGAGGTGGGTCGCCGGCCGATTTCGCCTCCTGAAATCGACCCTAATCGACAGATTCTAAGCGACTTATCTGATACAATCGAGCGGTGCTCGACATCGAAGCCATCAACGATCCGGGGCAACTGCGCAACGTCTGCCGCGCCTACGAGGCCTCCCACCGAGTTCTGGTCGACCGCCTCGAGACTCTAG